In Spodoptera frugiperda isolate SF20-4 chromosome 12, AGI-APGP_CSIRO_Sfru_2.0, whole genome shotgun sequence, a single window of DNA contains:
- the LOC118262240 gene encoding uncharacterized protein LOC118262240 isoform X7, with protein sequence MRSLKFRRNGNQTKHFTFRQTAEPVITSVCDMIDMAIGTPELGVVDFGMLQTVLHVLAQQLGVLAKNVELRGVAGIIPVGKPTDNVQTVAVSEFVVDTGVPGGYELATSPPGPDKDTVLVVERKRKSDHVLPMGQGQIGGGPTARTAKGGGGGGHPAPHPPQTPRSGHPSAPEQQGTGAPSQGAFGGSPSQQGGGAQQGPGRPGGQQGGPAPPPGAGKQAMPGAGPGPESISLVTLSKFNVLENTVEEMKNRVYGTTPKNEEILQEVRSPRMAQAAREGAQTGQFPGAAPGYGPPGAAPGYGPPGSQQGYGPPGSQQAQGGQPPQGYGPPPGQGGQPGQGYGPPGGQGQAYGPGQGGQQGQGYGPPGGQGQAYGPGQGGQQGQGYGPPGGQGQAYGPAQGGQQGQGYGPPGGQGQAYGPPGQPGQGGPLPGQGYGPDGGQGYGPPGGQQGQSGQMYGPPGEHPDVYYGTPGAQPGEYYGPPGAQSEQFYGQPNAQSQYYGQGGYGPPGGQQDQFYGPPSGQASSYGPPGGQAAPGYGPPGTPPAQGGRPGQAGQPAQQTKGGPPAKAGQQQQVHGKPAGPPGQGYGPPPGGPQGQAGPGYTSGVVLAHAQQSIGGIPNVAPGYSPLLDISTIATKDEVRQLLRHVQKIRNDLDVLTESFYAAMKEMNENFNPPADLPAPSTIASSSVGSEASQAGPFAPIGEPPASQYQPLMLIPGYIDPPQIPQIGPEILGRINQLERELRKCCDTIHKSDGVVNDQLTSFQDQLEYMSRQLAGVSGDLGAGKISPELLKDLQGLMQLFQTVQDMQNQLQQVHETAISLAAEKEDRQNHIDALLEQIELLKAIKLDREDMVEALADKADLRMLARKVSHDQFETACDDLSKGLEHALGKLNVQEALWQQALDDIQREIETKLDKMELSPVKEFFNNKLKQLQENLKQMAALRREAEAAGTKKRLLRDVNCISCDAKAVMHMEAPTPLPPKPLPATLSMKPYLSYELDAIRKAQASNLPQRNMHDWENLEKHTMPRLPHKVRSETDKHLCNRYCGGSHTVTTPAQRVARLGHFIKQWGPEVLPLSSGLAAGDDGRLYKISTTEGANVGPGGAVEGSSIPKSPIKKPETPKGPKPPAFTAECRCLDPSERPPRS encoded by the exons atgagaagCCTCAAATTTCGCCGAAACGGGAACCAAACCAAACATTTTACATTCAGACAGACAG CGGAACCCGTAATTACCAGCGTATGTGACATGATCGACATGGCCATCGGTACACCGGAG CTGGGTGTAGTGGACTTCGGAATGCTTCAAACTGTGCTGCACGTCCTCGCGCAACAACTGGGAGTTTTGGCGAAAAATGTGGAGCTGAGAGGCGTTGCAGGTATAATACCTGTTGGAAAACCTACTGACAACGTCCAGActgtggctgtcagcgagtttGTCGTCGACACAGGG gttCCAGGAGGTTATGAACTAG CTACTTCCCCTCCTGGTCCTGACAAAGACACCGTACTAGTTG TTGAACGTAAGCGAAAGTCTGATCACGTTTTACCAA TGGGACAAGGACAAATCGGCGGAGGACCAACCGCTAGGACTGCTAaaggtggtggtggtggtggtcaTCCCGCTCCTCACCCACCCCAAACCCCACGATCGGGCCATCCGAGTGCCCCGGAGCAACAAGGCACTGGGGCTCCGTCACAAGGTGCCTTCGGCGGTTCTCCTTCTCAACAAGGTGGTGGCGCTCAGCAAGGTCCTGGTAGACCTGGTGGCCAACAGGGTGGACCAGCCCCGCCTCCTGGTGCGGGTAAACAAGCCATGCCAGGAGCTGGTCCAGGCCCAGAAAGCATCTCTCTCGTTACTCTTAGCAAGTTTAACGTATTAGAAAATACAGTCGAAGAGATGAAGAACCGCGTATACGGCACCACACCTAAAAATGAAGAAATACTGCAAGAAGTCAG gagtCCCCGAATGGCTCAAGCAGCCAGGGAAGGTGCGCAAACTGGCCAATTTCCTGGAGCTGCACCCGGCTACGGCCCACCTGGAGCTGCACCTGGCTACGGTCCACCTGGATCACAACAAGGATATGGGCCACCTGGGTCGCAACAAGCCCAAGGGGGACAGCCACCTCAAGGATATGGACCCCCACCAGGTCAAGGAGGACAGCCAGGTCAAGGATACGGGCCACCTGGTGGCCAAGGCCAGGCATATGGACCAGGTCAAGGAGGACAGCAAGGTCAAGGATACGGGCCACCTGGTGGCCAAGGCCAGGCATATGGACCAGGTCAAGGAGGACAGCAAGGTCAAGGATACGGGCCACCTGGTGGCCAAGGCCAGGCATATGGACCAGCTCAAGGAGGACAGCAAGGTCAAGGATACGGGCCACCTGGTGGCCAAGGTCAAGCATATGGGCCACCAGGACAGCCGGGTCAAGGCGGTCCACTGCCTGGCCAAGGATATGGTCCAGACGGAGGCCAGGGCTATGGCCCACCTGGAGGTCAACAAGGACAATCCGGCCAAATGTATGGCCCACCTGGAGAACACCCAGATGTGTATTACGGTACACCTGGAGCACAACCAGGCGAGTATTATGGACCACCCGGCGCTCAGTCAGAACAATTTTACGGTCAGCCTAATGCACAGAGCCAATACTACGGCCAGGGTGGATATGGGCCACCTGGGGGTCAACAAGATCAATTTTACGGCCCACCTAGTGGTCAGGCTTCATCATATGGACCACCTGGTGGTCAAGCTGCTCCAGGATATGGCCCACCAGGAACACCTCCGGCTCAAGGAGGCAGACCTGGCCAAGCAGGACAGCCAGCTCAACAAACTAAAGGAGGACCGCCAGCTAAAGCAGGACAACAACAACAAGTTCACGGTAAACCGGCAGGTCCACCAGGACAAGGCTATGGTCCGCCTCCTGGTGGGCCTCAAGGCCAGGCCGGTCCTGGATATACAAGTGGTGTAGTCCTTGCTCATGCACAACAATCCATTGGCGGCATTCCTAACGTGGCACCTGGCTATTCGCCTTTGTTAGATATATCTACTATAGCAACAAAAGATGAGGTCCGACAACTTCTGCGACACGTACAGAAAATACGAAACGATCTTGATGTACTCACTGAAAGTTTCTATGCGGCCATGAAGGAAATGAACGAAAACTTTA ACCCACCTGCTGATTTGCCTGCGCCCTCAACGATAGCAAGTAGCTCAGTCGGCAGCGAGGCATCTCAAGCCGGGCCATTCGCTCCTATTGGAGAACCACCAG cgTCACAATATCAGCCTCTCATGCTGATTCCGGGATACATAGATCCTCCTCAAATTCCCCAAATTGGGCCTGAAATACTAGGACGAATTAACCAATTGGAAAGAGAGTTGAGAAAATGCTGCGACACCATTCACAAATCAGACGGAGTGGTTAATGACCAG CTTACTTCTTTCCAAGATCAGCTGGAATACATGTCGAGACAACTCGCGGGCGTGTCCGGTGACTTGGGCGCAGGGAAGATATCACCAGAACTCCTTAAGGATCTGCAAg GTTTGATGCAGCTGTTCCAGACGGTACAAGACATGCAGAACCAACTGCAACAAGTCCACGAGACAGCGATTAGTCTCGCCGCTGAAAAGGAGGACAGGCAGAACCATATTGAT GCTCTGTTAGAACAAATCGAGCTGCTGAAGGCCATAAAATTGGATCGAGAGGATATGGTTGAAGCTTTGGCCGACAAAGCGGATCTACGCATGTTAGCACGGAAGGTGTCTCACGATCAATTCGAGACGGCCTGCGATGACCTCTCCAAGGGATTGGAGCATGCTCTCGGAAAACTTAACGTGCAG GAAGCATTATGGCAACAAGCGCTGGACGACATCCAGCGAGAGATTGAGACGAAACTGGACAAGATGGAGCTGTCTCCGGTGAAGGAGTTCTTCAATAACAAACTGAAGCAGCTACAAGAAAACTTGAAACAAATGGCAGCACTGCGACGCGAAGCTGAGGCTGCGGGCACCAAGAAGAGACTACTGAG AGATGTGAACTGCATATCATGTGACGCGAAGGCTGTGATGCATATGGAAGCGCCCACTCCACTTCCACCTAAACCACTGCCAGCCACTTTGTCTATGAAACCATACCTCAGTTATgaattag ATGCCATCCGTAAGGCTCAAGCGAGCAATTTGCCACAACGCAATATGCACGACTGGGAAAACTTAGAGAAACACACGATGCCCAGACTACCGCATAAAGTCAG ATCAGAAACAGACAAGCATTTATGCAACCGATACTGTGGCGGGTCGCACACTGTCACCACTCCTGCGCAGCGCGTCGCCAGACTCGGCCACTTTATAAAGCAATGGGGCCCTGAGGTGCTTCCACTCTCTTCTGGATTAGCAGCTGGTGATGATGGCAGA CTTTATAAAATCAGCACCACAGAGGGCGCTAACGTTGGTCCAG GTGGTGCAGTAGAAGGCTCATCGATACCGAAGTCCCCAATAAAGAAACCAGAGACTCCGAAAGGGCCGAAGCCACCAGCTTTCACTGCA GAATGTCGCTGTCTGGATCCGTcag AACGCCCACCAAGGAGCTGA
- the LOC118262240 gene encoding uncharacterized protein LOC118262240 isoform X1: MRSLKFRRNGNQTKHFTFRQTAEPVITSVCDMIDMAIGTPELGVVDFGMLQTVLHVLAQQLGVLAKNVELRGVAGIIPVGKPTDNVQTVAVSEFVVDTGVPGGYELATSPPGPDKDTVLVVERKRKSDHVLPMGQGQIGGGPTARTAKGGGGGGHPAPHPPQTPRSGHPSAPEQQGTGAPSQGAFGGSPSQQGGGAQQGPGRPGGQQGGPAPPPGAGKQAMPGAGPGPESISLVTLSKFNVLENTVEEMKNRVYGTTPKNEEILQEVRSQGNLKAITDMWTNMNVASRLDACEVGIGKLSSLVEDLIGETTELHKAAGTSPSPRMAQAAREGAQTGQFPGAAPGYGPPGAAPGYGPPGSQQGYGPPGSQQAQGGQPPQGYGPPPGQGGQPGQGYGPPGGQGQAYGPGQGGQQGQGYGPPGGQGQAYGPGQGGQQGQGYGPPGGQGQAYGPAQGGQQGQGYGPPGGQGQAYGPPGQPGQGGPLPGQGYGPDGGQGYGPPGGQQGQSGQMYGPPGEHPDVYYGTPGAQPGEYYGPPGAQSEQFYGQPNAQSQYYGQGGYGPPGGQQDQFYGPPSGQASSYGPPGGQAAPGYGPPGTPPAQGGRPGQAGQPAQQTKGGPPAKAGQQQQVHGKPAGPPGQGYGPPPGGPQGQAGPGYTSGVVLAHAQQSIGGIPNVAPGYSPLLDISTIATKDEVRQLLRHVQKIRNDLDVLTESFYAAMKEMNENFNPPADLPAPSTIASSSVGSEASQAGPFAPIGEPPASQYQPLMLIPGYIDPPQIPQIGPEILGRINQLERELRKCCDTIHKSDGVVNDQLTSFQDQLEYMSRQLAGVSGDLGAGKISPELLKDLQGLMQLFQTVQDMQNQLQQVHETAISLAAEKEDRQNHIDALLEQIELLKAIKLDREDMVEALADKADLRMLARKVSHDQFETACDDLSKGLEHALGKLNVQEALWQQALDDIQREIETKLDKMELSPVKEFFNNKLKQLQENLKQMAALRREAEAAGTKKRLLRDVNCISCDAKAVMHMEAPTPLPPKPLPATLSMKPYLSYELDAIRKAQASNLPQRNMHDWENLEKHTMPRLPHKVRSETDKHLCNRYCGGSHTVTTPAQRVARLGHFIKQWGPEVLPLSSGLAAGDDGRLYKISTTEGANVGPGGAVEGSSIPKSPIKKPETPKGPKPPAFTAECRCLDPSERPPRS; this comes from the exons atgagaagCCTCAAATTTCGCCGAAACGGGAACCAAACCAAACATTTTACATTCAGACAGACAG CGGAACCCGTAATTACCAGCGTATGTGACATGATCGACATGGCCATCGGTACACCGGAG CTGGGTGTAGTGGACTTCGGAATGCTTCAAACTGTGCTGCACGTCCTCGCGCAACAACTGGGAGTTTTGGCGAAAAATGTGGAGCTGAGAGGCGTTGCAGGTATAATACCTGTTGGAAAACCTACTGACAACGTCCAGActgtggctgtcagcgagtttGTCGTCGACACAGGG gttCCAGGAGGTTATGAACTAG CTACTTCCCCTCCTGGTCCTGACAAAGACACCGTACTAGTTG TTGAACGTAAGCGAAAGTCTGATCACGTTTTACCAA TGGGACAAGGACAAATCGGCGGAGGACCAACCGCTAGGACTGCTAaaggtggtggtggtggtggtcaTCCCGCTCCTCACCCACCCCAAACCCCACGATCGGGCCATCCGAGTGCCCCGGAGCAACAAGGCACTGGGGCTCCGTCACAAGGTGCCTTCGGCGGTTCTCCTTCTCAACAAGGTGGTGGCGCTCAGCAAGGTCCTGGTAGACCTGGTGGCCAACAGGGTGGACCAGCCCCGCCTCCTGGTGCGGGTAAACAAGCCATGCCAGGAGCTGGTCCAGGCCCAGAAAGCATCTCTCTCGTTACTCTTAGCAAGTTTAACGTATTAGAAAATACAGTCGAAGAGATGAAGAACCGCGTATACGGCACCACACCTAAAAATGAAGAAATACTGCAAGAAGTCAG GTCCCAAGGCAATCTGAAGGCTATTACAGATATGTGGACCAACATGAATGTTGCGTCTAGGTTGGATGCATGTGAAGTAGGCATCGGTAAACTTAGTTCGCTTGTAGAAGATCTCATAGGGGAGACTACTGAACTTCACAAAGCTGCTGGCACTAGTCC gagtCCCCGAATGGCTCAAGCAGCCAGGGAAGGTGCGCAAACTGGCCAATTTCCTGGAGCTGCACCCGGCTACGGCCCACCTGGAGCTGCACCTGGCTACGGTCCACCTGGATCACAACAAGGATATGGGCCACCTGGGTCGCAACAAGCCCAAGGGGGACAGCCACCTCAAGGATATGGACCCCCACCAGGTCAAGGAGGACAGCCAGGTCAAGGATACGGGCCACCTGGTGGCCAAGGCCAGGCATATGGACCAGGTCAAGGAGGACAGCAAGGTCAAGGATACGGGCCACCTGGTGGCCAAGGCCAGGCATATGGACCAGGTCAAGGAGGACAGCAAGGTCAAGGATACGGGCCACCTGGTGGCCAAGGCCAGGCATATGGACCAGCTCAAGGAGGACAGCAAGGTCAAGGATACGGGCCACCTGGTGGCCAAGGTCAAGCATATGGGCCACCAGGACAGCCGGGTCAAGGCGGTCCACTGCCTGGCCAAGGATATGGTCCAGACGGAGGCCAGGGCTATGGCCCACCTGGAGGTCAACAAGGACAATCCGGCCAAATGTATGGCCCACCTGGAGAACACCCAGATGTGTATTACGGTACACCTGGAGCACAACCAGGCGAGTATTATGGACCACCCGGCGCTCAGTCAGAACAATTTTACGGTCAGCCTAATGCACAGAGCCAATACTACGGCCAGGGTGGATATGGGCCACCTGGGGGTCAACAAGATCAATTTTACGGCCCACCTAGTGGTCAGGCTTCATCATATGGACCACCTGGTGGTCAAGCTGCTCCAGGATATGGCCCACCAGGAACACCTCCGGCTCAAGGAGGCAGACCTGGCCAAGCAGGACAGCCAGCTCAACAAACTAAAGGAGGACCGCCAGCTAAAGCAGGACAACAACAACAAGTTCACGGTAAACCGGCAGGTCCACCAGGACAAGGCTATGGTCCGCCTCCTGGTGGGCCTCAAGGCCAGGCCGGTCCTGGATATACAAGTGGTGTAGTCCTTGCTCATGCACAACAATCCATTGGCGGCATTCCTAACGTGGCACCTGGCTATTCGCCTTTGTTAGATATATCTACTATAGCAACAAAAGATGAGGTCCGACAACTTCTGCGACACGTACAGAAAATACGAAACGATCTTGATGTACTCACTGAAAGTTTCTATGCGGCCATGAAGGAAATGAACGAAAACTTTA ACCCACCTGCTGATTTGCCTGCGCCCTCAACGATAGCAAGTAGCTCAGTCGGCAGCGAGGCATCTCAAGCCGGGCCATTCGCTCCTATTGGAGAACCACCAG cgTCACAATATCAGCCTCTCATGCTGATTCCGGGATACATAGATCCTCCTCAAATTCCCCAAATTGGGCCTGAAATACTAGGACGAATTAACCAATTGGAAAGAGAGTTGAGAAAATGCTGCGACACCATTCACAAATCAGACGGAGTGGTTAATGACCAG CTTACTTCTTTCCAAGATCAGCTGGAATACATGTCGAGACAACTCGCGGGCGTGTCCGGTGACTTGGGCGCAGGGAAGATATCACCAGAACTCCTTAAGGATCTGCAAg GTTTGATGCAGCTGTTCCAGACGGTACAAGACATGCAGAACCAACTGCAACAAGTCCACGAGACAGCGATTAGTCTCGCCGCTGAAAAGGAGGACAGGCAGAACCATATTGAT GCTCTGTTAGAACAAATCGAGCTGCTGAAGGCCATAAAATTGGATCGAGAGGATATGGTTGAAGCTTTGGCCGACAAAGCGGATCTACGCATGTTAGCACGGAAGGTGTCTCACGATCAATTCGAGACGGCCTGCGATGACCTCTCCAAGGGATTGGAGCATGCTCTCGGAAAACTTAACGTGCAG GAAGCATTATGGCAACAAGCGCTGGACGACATCCAGCGAGAGATTGAGACGAAACTGGACAAGATGGAGCTGTCTCCGGTGAAGGAGTTCTTCAATAACAAACTGAAGCAGCTACAAGAAAACTTGAAACAAATGGCAGCACTGCGACGCGAAGCTGAGGCTGCGGGCACCAAGAAGAGACTACTGAG AGATGTGAACTGCATATCATGTGACGCGAAGGCTGTGATGCATATGGAAGCGCCCACTCCACTTCCACCTAAACCACTGCCAGCCACTTTGTCTATGAAACCATACCTCAGTTATgaattag ATGCCATCCGTAAGGCTCAAGCGAGCAATTTGCCACAACGCAATATGCACGACTGGGAAAACTTAGAGAAACACACGATGCCCAGACTACCGCATAAAGTCAG ATCAGAAACAGACAAGCATTTATGCAACCGATACTGTGGCGGGTCGCACACTGTCACCACTCCTGCGCAGCGCGTCGCCAGACTCGGCCACTTTATAAAGCAATGGGGCCCTGAGGTGCTTCCACTCTCTTCTGGATTAGCAGCTGGTGATGATGGCAGA CTTTATAAAATCAGCACCACAGAGGGCGCTAACGTTGGTCCAG GTGGTGCAGTAGAAGGCTCATCGATACCGAAGTCCCCAATAAAGAAACCAGAGACTCCGAAAGGGCCGAAGCCACCAGCTTTCACTGCA GAATGTCGCTGTCTGGATCCGTcag AACGCCCACCAAGGAGCTGA
- the LOC118262240 gene encoding uncharacterized protein LOC118262240 isoform X2 translates to MRSLKFRRNGNQTKHFTFRQTAEPVITSVCDMIDMAIGTPELGVVDFGMLQTVLHVLAQQLGVLAKNVELRGVAGIIPVGKPTDNVQTVAVSEFVVDTGVPGGYELATSPPGPDKDTVLVVERKRKSDHVLPMGQGQIGGGPTARTAKGGGGGGHPAPHPPQTPRSGHPSAPEQQGTGAPSQGAFGGSPSQQGGGAQQGPGRPGGQQGGPAPPPGAGKQAMPGAGPGPESISLVTLSKFNVLENTVEEMKNRVYGTTPKNEEILQEVRSQGNLKAITDMWTNMNVASRLDACEVGIGKLSSLVEDLIGETTELHKAAGTSPSPRMAQAAREGAQTGQFPGAAPGYGPPGAAPGYGPPGSQQGYGPPGSQQAQGGQPPQGYGPPPGQGGQPGQGYGPPGGQGQAYGPGQGGQQGQGYGPPGGQGQAYGPGQGGQQGQGYGPPGGQGQAYGPAQGGQQGQGYGPPGGQGQAYGPPGQPGQGGPLPGQGYGPDGGQGYGPPGGQQGQSGQMYGPPGEHPDVYYGTPGAQPGEYYGPPGAQSEQFYGQPNAQSQYYGQGGYGPPGGQQDQFYGPPSGQASSYGPPGGQAAPGYGPPGTPPAQGGRPGQAGQPAQQTKGGPPAKAGQQQQVHGKPAGPPGQGYGPPPGGPQGQAGPGYTSGVVLAHAQQSIGGIPNVAPGYSPLLDISTIATKDEVRQLLRHVQKIRNDLDVLTESFYAAMKEMNENFNPPADLPAPSTIASSSVGSEASQAGPFAPIGEPPASQYQPLMLIPGYIDPPQIPQIGPEILGRINQLERELRKCCDTIHKSDGVVNDQLEYMSRQLAGVSGDLGAGKISPELLKDLQGLMQLFQTVQDMQNQLQQVHETAISLAAEKEDRQNHIDALLEQIELLKAIKLDREDMVEALADKADLRMLARKVSHDQFETACDDLSKGLEHALGKLNVQEALWQQALDDIQREIETKLDKMELSPVKEFFNNKLKQLQENLKQMAALRREAEAAGTKKRLLRDVNCISCDAKAVMHMEAPTPLPPKPLPATLSMKPYLSYELDAIRKAQASNLPQRNMHDWENLEKHTMPRLPHKVRSETDKHLCNRYCGGSHTVTTPAQRVARLGHFIKQWGPEVLPLSSGLAAGDDGRLYKISTTEGANVGPGGAVEGSSIPKSPIKKPETPKGPKPPAFTAECRCLDPSERPPRS, encoded by the exons atgagaagCCTCAAATTTCGCCGAAACGGGAACCAAACCAAACATTTTACATTCAGACAGACAG CGGAACCCGTAATTACCAGCGTATGTGACATGATCGACATGGCCATCGGTACACCGGAG CTGGGTGTAGTGGACTTCGGAATGCTTCAAACTGTGCTGCACGTCCTCGCGCAACAACTGGGAGTTTTGGCGAAAAATGTGGAGCTGAGAGGCGTTGCAGGTATAATACCTGTTGGAAAACCTACTGACAACGTCCAGActgtggctgtcagcgagtttGTCGTCGACACAGGG gttCCAGGAGGTTATGAACTAG CTACTTCCCCTCCTGGTCCTGACAAAGACACCGTACTAGTTG TTGAACGTAAGCGAAAGTCTGATCACGTTTTACCAA TGGGACAAGGACAAATCGGCGGAGGACCAACCGCTAGGACTGCTAaaggtggtggtggtggtggtcaTCCCGCTCCTCACCCACCCCAAACCCCACGATCGGGCCATCCGAGTGCCCCGGAGCAACAAGGCACTGGGGCTCCGTCACAAGGTGCCTTCGGCGGTTCTCCTTCTCAACAAGGTGGTGGCGCTCAGCAAGGTCCTGGTAGACCTGGTGGCCAACAGGGTGGACCAGCCCCGCCTCCTGGTGCGGGTAAACAAGCCATGCCAGGAGCTGGTCCAGGCCCAGAAAGCATCTCTCTCGTTACTCTTAGCAAGTTTAACGTATTAGAAAATACAGTCGAAGAGATGAAGAACCGCGTATACGGCACCACACCTAAAAATGAAGAAATACTGCAAGAAGTCAG GTCCCAAGGCAATCTGAAGGCTATTACAGATATGTGGACCAACATGAATGTTGCGTCTAGGTTGGATGCATGTGAAGTAGGCATCGGTAAACTTAGTTCGCTTGTAGAAGATCTCATAGGGGAGACTACTGAACTTCACAAAGCTGCTGGCACTAGTCC gagtCCCCGAATGGCTCAAGCAGCCAGGGAAGGTGCGCAAACTGGCCAATTTCCTGGAGCTGCACCCGGCTACGGCCCACCTGGAGCTGCACCTGGCTACGGTCCACCTGGATCACAACAAGGATATGGGCCACCTGGGTCGCAACAAGCCCAAGGGGGACAGCCACCTCAAGGATATGGACCCCCACCAGGTCAAGGAGGACAGCCAGGTCAAGGATACGGGCCACCTGGTGGCCAAGGCCAGGCATATGGACCAGGTCAAGGAGGACAGCAAGGTCAAGGATACGGGCCACCTGGTGGCCAAGGCCAGGCATATGGACCAGGTCAAGGAGGACAGCAAGGTCAAGGATACGGGCCACCTGGTGGCCAAGGCCAGGCATATGGACCAGCTCAAGGAGGACAGCAAGGTCAAGGATACGGGCCACCTGGTGGCCAAGGTCAAGCATATGGGCCACCAGGACAGCCGGGTCAAGGCGGTCCACTGCCTGGCCAAGGATATGGTCCAGACGGAGGCCAGGGCTATGGCCCACCTGGAGGTCAACAAGGACAATCCGGCCAAATGTATGGCCCACCTGGAGAACACCCAGATGTGTATTACGGTACACCTGGAGCACAACCAGGCGAGTATTATGGACCACCCGGCGCTCAGTCAGAACAATTTTACGGTCAGCCTAATGCACAGAGCCAATACTACGGCCAGGGTGGATATGGGCCACCTGGGGGTCAACAAGATCAATTTTACGGCCCACCTAGTGGTCAGGCTTCATCATATGGACCACCTGGTGGTCAAGCTGCTCCAGGATATGGCCCACCAGGAACACCTCCGGCTCAAGGAGGCAGACCTGGCCAAGCAGGACAGCCAGCTCAACAAACTAAAGGAGGACCGCCAGCTAAAGCAGGACAACAACAACAAGTTCACGGTAAACCGGCAGGTCCACCAGGACAAGGCTATGGTCCGCCTCCTGGTGGGCCTCAAGGCCAGGCCGGTCCTGGATATACAAGTGGTGTAGTCCTTGCTCATGCACAACAATCCATTGGCGGCATTCCTAACGTGGCACCTGGCTATTCGCCTTTGTTAGATATATCTACTATAGCAACAAAAGATGAGGTCCGACAACTTCTGCGACACGTACAGAAAATACGAAACGATCTTGATGTACTCACTGAAAGTTTCTATGCGGCCATGAAGGAAATGAACGAAAACTTTA ACCCACCTGCTGATTTGCCTGCGCCCTCAACGATAGCAAGTAGCTCAGTCGGCAGCGAGGCATCTCAAGCCGGGCCATTCGCTCCTATTGGAGAACCACCAG cgTCACAATATCAGCCTCTCATGCTGATTCCGGGATACATAGATCCTCCTCAAATTCCCCAAATTGGGCCTGAAATACTAGGACGAATTAACCAATTGGAAAGAGAGTTGAGAAAATGCTGCGACACCATTCACAAATCAGACGGAGTGGTTAATGACCAG CTGGAATACATGTCGAGACAACTCGCGGGCGTGTCCGGTGACTTGGGCGCAGGGAAGATATCACCAGAACTCCTTAAGGATCTGCAAg GTTTGATGCAGCTGTTCCAGACGGTACAAGACATGCAGAACCAACTGCAACAAGTCCACGAGACAGCGATTAGTCTCGCCGCTGAAAAGGAGGACAGGCAGAACCATATTGAT GCTCTGTTAGAACAAATCGAGCTGCTGAAGGCCATAAAATTGGATCGAGAGGATATGGTTGAAGCTTTGGCCGACAAAGCGGATCTACGCATGTTAGCACGGAAGGTGTCTCACGATCAATTCGAGACGGCCTGCGATGACCTCTCCAAGGGATTGGAGCATGCTCTCGGAAAACTTAACGTGCAG GAAGCATTATGGCAACAAGCGCTGGACGACATCCAGCGAGAGATTGAGACGAAACTGGACAAGATGGAGCTGTCTCCGGTGAAGGAGTTCTTCAATAACAAACTGAAGCAGCTACAAGAAAACTTGAAACAAATGGCAGCACTGCGACGCGAAGCTGAGGCTGCGGGCACCAAGAAGAGACTACTGAG AGATGTGAACTGCATATCATGTGACGCGAAGGCTGTGATGCATATGGAAGCGCCCACTCCACTTCCACCTAAACCACTGCCAGCCACTTTGTCTATGAAACCATACCTCAGTTATgaattag ATGCCATCCGTAAGGCTCAAGCGAGCAATTTGCCACAACGCAATATGCACGACTGGGAAAACTTAGAGAAACACACGATGCCCAGACTACCGCATAAAGTCAG ATCAGAAACAGACAAGCATTTATGCAACCGATACTGTGGCGGGTCGCACACTGTCACCACTCCTGCGCAGCGCGTCGCCAGACTCGGCCACTTTATAAAGCAATGGGGCCCTGAGGTGCTTCCACTCTCTTCTGGATTAGCAGCTGGTGATGATGGCAGA CTTTATAAAATCAGCACCACAGAGGGCGCTAACGTTGGTCCAG GTGGTGCAGTAGAAGGCTCATCGATACCGAAGTCCCCAATAAAGAAACCAGAGACTCCGAAAGGGCCGAAGCCACCAGCTTTCACTGCA GAATGTCGCTGTCTGGATCCGTcag AACGCCCACCAAGGAGCTGA